From a region of the Sesamum indicum cultivar Zhongzhi No. 13 linkage group LG3, S_indicum_v1.0, whole genome shotgun sequence genome:
- the LOC105159251 gene encoding gamma carbonic anhydrase 1, mitochondrial isoform X1 translates to MGSLGRAVYTLGLWVRETGQAMDRLGCRLQGNYYFQEQLSRHRTLMNLFDKSPVVDRDAFVAPSASLIGDVQVGQGSSIWYGCVLRAFTTYLVNSAFYPSFANKTSGDVNSISVGSGTNIQDNSLVHVAKSNLSGKVLPTIIGDNVTIGHSAVIHGCTIEDEAFVGMGATLLDGVVVERNAMVAAGALVRQNTRIPFGEVWAGNPAKFLRKLTDEEIAFISQSATNYINLAKVHAAENAKSFDEIEFEKVLRKKFARRDEEYDSMLGVHRETPPELVLPDNILPNKAQKAVQ, encoded by the exons ATGGGGAGCTTAGGGAGAGCAGTGTACACGTTAGGACTTTGGGTTCGGGAAACGGGTCAGGCCATGGATCGCCTCGGGTGCCGCCTCCAaggaaattattattttcaagaacaaC TGTCTAGGCATCGAACGCTGATGAACCTCTTCGATAAATCACCGGTTGTCGATAGGGATGCTTTTGTTGCCCCAAGCGCCTCTCTCATTGGGGATGTTCAGGTGGGACAAGGATCATCCATATGGTATGGGTGCGTCCTCCGAG CCTTCACTACTTATCTTGTCAATTCAGCCTTTTATCCTTCCTTTGCCAATAAAACTTCGG GTGATGTGAATAGTATCAGTGTTGGGTCTGGAACTAATATACAAGACAACTCCCTTGTGCATGTAGCAAAATCTAATCTAAGCGGGAAGGTGCTACCAACTATTATTGGAGATAATGTCACTATTG GACATAGTGCAGTTATACATGGCTGCACAATTGAGGATGAGGCTTTTGTTGGTATGGGAGCCACCCTACTTGATGGTGTAGTTGTGGAGAGGAATGCCATGGTTGCTGCAGGAGCCCTGGTGAGACAGAATACTAGAATCCCTTTTGGGGAG GTGTGGGCAGGTAACCCTGCCAAGTTCCTCAGAAAGCTTACTGATGAAGAAATTGCCTTCATCTCCCAATCTGCGACCAATTATATTAACCTTGCAAAGGTCCACGCTGCTGAAAATGCCAAATCTTTTGACGAAATCGAATTTGAAAAGGTGCTGCGCAAGAAATTTGCCCGCCGTGATGAGGAGTACGATTCAATGCTGGGTGTACATCGTGAAACTCCACCAGAACTGGTTCTTCCAGATAACATCTTACCAAATAAAGCCCAGAAGGCTGTTCAATAA
- the LOC105159290 gene encoding uncharacterized protein LOC105159290, with product MGIEIQPKINNRENDSTAVVAAAAPVILGLQPSALVDHAARVDRSLLSRIPGMPLISCMIILRGILLGLLIAVDVEELNLILNEVNTHVIASPETTSSLKTNAGGSVANTIRGLAAGFGVTCGIIGACGDDDQGCLFVDNMSSYKVNLSRLRLKSGPTAQCVCLVDELGNRTMRPCLSGAVKVQADELTTADLQGSKWLVLRYAIFNIEIIQAAITLAKQEGVSVSLDLASFEMVREFRFPLLQLLESGCVDLCFANEDEAAELLGGEDKADSESALEFLANHCQWAVVTLGSKGCIAKHGKEVVRVPAIGEAVALDATGAGDLFASGFLYGLVNGLSLEDCCRIGSCSGGSVIRSLGGEVTPENWQWMYKQMQIKGLEIPEPQYGDRDYRSSWR from the exons ATGGGTATTGAAATTCAGCCCAAAATCAACAATAGAGAAAATGATTCAACTGctgttgttgctgctgctgcaccTGTGATACTTGGCCTACAGCCCTCTGCCCTGGTGGACCACGCGGCTAGAGTCGATCGGTCCCTCCTCTCCCGAATCCCTGGC ATGCCTCTCATCAGTTGCATGATCATATTGAGGGGAATACTTCTTGGTTTGCTGATTGCT GTTGATGTTGAAGAGCTGAATCTAATCTTGAATGAGGTTAATACCCATGTTATTGCTTCTCCGGAGACTACATCTTCATTGAAAACCAATGCAGGGGGAAGTGTTGCTAATACTATTAGAGGCCTCGCTGCCGGCTTTGGGGTTACTTGTGGTATAATTGGGGCATGTGGGGATGATGATCAAGGATGCTTGTTCGTAGACAATATGAGTTCTTACAAAGTTAACCTCTCAAGATTGAGGTTGAAAAGTGGGCCCACCGCACAG TGTGTTTGCTTAGTTGATGAATTGGGGAATCGTACAATGCGACCATGTCTCTCTGGTGCTGTAAAAGTTCAG GCAGATGAATTGACTACAGCAGATTTGCAAGGTTCCAAG TGGTTAGTGCTGAGATACGCAATATTCAATATAGAAATCATTCAGGCAGCCATTACACTTGCCAAGCAAGAGGGAGTTTCTGTTTCGCTTGATCTGGCCAGTTTTGAG ATGGTAAGGGAGTTTAGGTTCCCACTTCTACAGTTACTGGAGTCCGGGTGTGTAGACCTTTGCTTTGCCAATGAGGATGAAGCGGCAGAACTTCTGGG GGGTGAAGACAAAGCAGATTCGGAGTCAGCTCTTGAATTTCTGGCCAACCACTGCCAGTGGGCTGTGGTGACATTAGGCTCAAAGGGCTGCATCGCGAAACACGGAAAGGAG GTTGTCCGTGTCCCTGCAATTGGGGAGGCAGTAGCCCTTGATGCCACTGGTGCTGGGGATCTCTTTGCTAGTGGGTTTTTGTATGGACTCGTGAATGGACTGTCACTGGAGGACTGCTGCAGGATCGGCTCTTGCAGTGGTGGGTCTGTCATCCGTTCTCTTGGTGGCGAGGTGACTCCAGAGAATTGGCAGTGGATGTACAAACAAATGCAGATAAAGGGACTTGAAATTCCTGAACCCCAATATGGTGATAGAGATTACAGGTCATCGTGGCGTTAA
- the LOC105159289 gene encoding putative pectinesterase 11, with protein sequence MVLGCGIVISVILLASVLAADSDADPSTAILIEVDQSGNGDYRKIQDAIDSVPSNNSDHIFILVKPGVYEEKIVVPADKPFITLSGTEATKTIITWSDSGEIFESPTFSVLASDFMARYLTIQNNYGAGAKAVALRVSGDRAAFMNCRILSHQDTLLDDKGRHYYSNCYVEGDTDFIFGNGASIFQKCHLHSLARGMGAITAQRRQRAEEETGFTFVKCKITGVKSAVLGRPWGKYSRVVFALTYMSKVVVPEGWDDWGESSKQRYYYRTAYYGEYKCYGAGASTSKRVKWSRSLSSQEAAPFLREDMIGGSSWIRSVPSHFRRISGAQGPKRNS encoded by the exons ATGGTACTAGGTTGTGGTATTGTTATCTCGGTCATTCTACTAGCTTCCGTTCTGGCTGCAGATAGCGATGCAGATCCATCGACAGCCATTCTTATAGAGGTTGATCAATCGGGCAATGGGGACtacagaaaaattcaagatgCGATCGATTCCGTGCCGTCGAATAATTCAGACcacattttcattttggtgAAGCCTGGAGTTTACGAGGAAAAGATTGTGGTTCCGGCGGACAAGCCCTTCATAACACTGAGTGGCACTGAGGCTACTAAAACTATTATCACTTGGAGTGACAGTGGGGAAATTTTTGAGTCTCCGACATTTTCAGTTCTGGCTTCTGATTTCATGGCCCGTTATCTCACAATTCAG AATAATTATGGAGCGGGAGCGAAAGCGGTAGCGTTGAGGGTTTCAGGTGATAGGGCAGCATTCATGAACTGTAGGATTTTGTCGCATCAAGACACCTTGCTCGATGACAAGGGTAGGCATTACTACTCCAATTGCTACGTCGAAGGAGACACTGATTTCATTTTTGGGAACGGAGCCTCAATATTTCAG AAGTGCCATTTGCATTCTCTGGCACGAGGGATGGGGGCGATAACGGCGCAGCGGAGGCAGAGGGCGGAGGAGGAGACGGGGTTCACGTTTGTGAAGTGCAAGATAACGGGCGTGAAGAGTGCTGTGCTGGGGAGGCCGTGGGGGAAGTATTCTCGGGTGGTTTTCGCGCTAACATACATGTCGAAGGTGGTAGTTCCAGAGGGATGGGATGATTGGGGTGAGTCCTCCAAGCAAAGGTACTACTACAGGACTGCATATTACGGGGAGTACAAATGCTACGGAGCAGGTGCAAGCACCTCCAAGAGAGTGAAGTGGTCGCGCAGTCTCTCCAGCCAAGAGGCTGCGCCCTTCCTGAGAGAGGACATGATTGGTGGCTCGTCTTGGATTAGATCTGTGCCCTCACATTTTCGTAGAATCTCCGGCGCTCAGGGCCCTAAACGAAATtcatga
- the LOC105159251 gene encoding gamma carbonic anhydrase 1, mitochondrial isoform X2, which translates to MGSLGRAVYTLGLWVRETGQAMDRLGCRLQGNYYFQEQLSRHRTLMNLFDKSPVVDRDAFVAPSASLIGDVQVGQGSSIWYGCVLRGDVNSISVGSGTNIQDNSLVHVAKSNLSGKVLPTIIGDNVTIGHSAVIHGCTIEDEAFVGMGATLLDGVVVERNAMVAAGALVRQNTRIPFGEVWAGNPAKFLRKLTDEEIAFISQSATNYINLAKVHAAENAKSFDEIEFEKVLRKKFARRDEEYDSMLGVHRETPPELVLPDNILPNKAQKAVQ; encoded by the exons ATGGGGAGCTTAGGGAGAGCAGTGTACACGTTAGGACTTTGGGTTCGGGAAACGGGTCAGGCCATGGATCGCCTCGGGTGCCGCCTCCAaggaaattattattttcaagaacaaC TGTCTAGGCATCGAACGCTGATGAACCTCTTCGATAAATCACCGGTTGTCGATAGGGATGCTTTTGTTGCCCCAAGCGCCTCTCTCATTGGGGATGTTCAGGTGGGACAAGGATCATCCATATGGTATGGGTGCGTCCTCCGAG GTGATGTGAATAGTATCAGTGTTGGGTCTGGAACTAATATACAAGACAACTCCCTTGTGCATGTAGCAAAATCTAATCTAAGCGGGAAGGTGCTACCAACTATTATTGGAGATAATGTCACTATTG GACATAGTGCAGTTATACATGGCTGCACAATTGAGGATGAGGCTTTTGTTGGTATGGGAGCCACCCTACTTGATGGTGTAGTTGTGGAGAGGAATGCCATGGTTGCTGCAGGAGCCCTGGTGAGACAGAATACTAGAATCCCTTTTGGGGAG GTGTGGGCAGGTAACCCTGCCAAGTTCCTCAGAAAGCTTACTGATGAAGAAATTGCCTTCATCTCCCAATCTGCGACCAATTATATTAACCTTGCAAAGGTCCACGCTGCTGAAAATGCCAAATCTTTTGACGAAATCGAATTTGAAAAGGTGCTGCGCAAGAAATTTGCCCGCCGTGATGAGGAGTACGATTCAATGCTGGGTGTACATCGTGAAACTCCACCAGAACTGGTTCTTCCAGATAACATCTTACCAAATAAAGCCCAGAAGGCTGTTCAATAA
- the LOC105159250 gene encoding uncharacterized protein LOC105159250, giving the protein MGSLMAGWDSPVPHPNLEKYRRTKSLTKEEIEAFWKSKKLKEEEHLRDISLLSPRTPQKSVFEEGGTKIRRKEEGATTADPLLSTTETDLLETEPDKNLEKLIQKNGWWISSNWAFLNEPPVIATEGTRQKYASQFHVGNMAGSGRTGINA; this is encoded by the exons ATGGGTTCTCTTATGGCAGGTTGGGACTCTCCTGTCCCACACCCTAATCTTG aaaaatatagaaggaCTAAATCATTGACaaaggaagaaattgaagcGTTTTGGAAGTCCAAGAAGCTGAAAGAGGAGGAGCACTTGAGGGATATTTCTCTTCTCTCCCCTCGCACCCCCCag AAAAGTGTATTTGAGGAAGGTGGtacaaaaattagaagaaaGGAGGAGGGAGCTACTACTGCTGACCCACTACTGTCCACAACAGAGACGGATCTCTTAGAGACGGAACCTgataaaaatcttgaaaaactAATACAAAAGAATGGCTG GTGGATCAGTAGTAACTGGGCGTTTCTGAACGAACCTCCGGTGATTGCAACGGAAGGGACCCGGCAGAAGTACGCTTCCCAGTTTCACGTCGGGAATATGGCCGGTTCAGGCCGGACCGGAATCAACGCTTGA
- the LOC105159252 gene encoding proteasome subunit alpha type-1-A-like, whose product MFRNQYDTDVTTWSPAGRLFQVEYAMEAVKQGSAAIGLRSKTHVVLACVNKASSELSSHQKKIFKVDDHIGVAIAGLTADGRVLSRYLRNECINYSYTYESSLPVGRLVVQLADKAQVCTQRSWKRPYGVGLLVGGLDESGAHLYYNCPSGNYFEYQAFAIGSRSQAAKTYLERKFEGFMDAREDLIKDALFALRETLQGEKLTSSICTIAIVGVGEAFHILDQETVQALIDEFEIVGEEPPADEAATPDQSSDAEPGPADQGTPSDQGATPMDI is encoded by the exons ATGTTCAGAAACCAATACGACACGGACGTGACAACATGGTCTCCGGCTGGGCGGCTATTCCAAGTGGAGTATGCGATGGAGGCGGTGAAGCAGGGGTCTGCAGCGATAGGCCTGAGATCGAAGACCCACGTGGTGTTGGCGTGTGTGAACAAGGCGAGTTCAGAGCTTTCCTCGCACCAGAAGAAGATCTTCAAGGTCGACGACCACATCGGAGTCGCCATTGCCGGACTGACTGCCGACGGCCGCGTCCTCTCCCGATATCTGCGCAACGAGTGCATTAATTATTCGTATACATATGAGTCATCGCTCCCCGTCGGCCGGCTTGTTGTTCAGCTGGCTGACAAGGCTCAG GTCTGCACACAACGCTCCTGGAAACGACCTTATGGCGTTGGCCTGCTTGTTGGTGGCCTAGATGAATCTGGAGCTCACCTTTATTACAACTGTCCTAGCGGTAATTACTTTGAATATCAAGCATTTGCAATTGGATCCCGATCACAGGCTGCAAAGACATATTTAGAACGGAAGTTTGAAGGTTTCATGGACGCAAGGGAAGATTTGATCAAGGACGCCCTTTTTGCACTGCGGGAAACCTTACAGGGAGAAAAACTGACGAGTTCAATATGCACAATTGCCATAGTGGGAGTTGGGGAGGCATTCCATATACTGGATCAAGAAACTGTGCAGGCTCTGATCGATGAGTTTGAGATAGTAGGTGAAGAGCCACCTGCTGATGAGGCTGCTACTCCAGATCAAAGCAGTGATGCTGAACCAGGTCCAGCCGATCAGGGAACCCCTTCTGATCAAGGTGCTACTCCAATGGATATCTGA